DNA from Quercus lobata isolate SW786 chromosome 1, ValleyOak3.0 Primary Assembly, whole genome shotgun sequence:
AGTTGCTGCTGTACAGCCCGAAGGAACTCTCCTATGGTATCCCCCTTCCGTACCTAAATGATTAGAAAACGGGCCAGGAAGAAGAATATTatgatctctctctcatttctttttttctttagggtaCACTAACATCAATCAcctaaaaaatttgagaaagagagaactACAAGCAGTTTTAATAATATGCAGTTCAGGTAACCACTACTCACCTGAAGCACCCGCCTATGCCCAGCTCCATCCCAGTAACTGTAAGTAATTTGAAGAGGCTCATCTGAAATACACAAAAAGCTTGATTCAGTAGGAACTTAGTTTTCATTCATTCACGTTAATTTTATCAGGTATCAGAACACATAATTACTTCGAATCTGCTCCTGCTCAAGAAACCACCGTCTCTGCAGCCTTTCACGTTCAGCTTGCTCCTCTGCCTCCCTCTCACTGAAAGCGTATCCTCATCACCTCTAAGATCACACGTTAGTACCAAAACcacagagggagagagagagccaGGGggaaggaggagagagagatacCACACCTGTCAGGCAGAAAGCTAGTCTCCACTGTTGGATCTTTACCATATTTGCCATGTCGAAATTTCTTTGATTGTGAAGTttctgcaaaaaaaatcaaagtaaaaTTATAGGAAATAAAGAGAACCAGAAATAAAATTCCTAACACTTGGCATCCATCCAAATTCTAATTTTCAGAAGGAAAATACAGTCAAACATCTCTTAGACATAACTTCAATATTGAGGATCtgaattgaaattgaaagtCAATAACGTTTATGACAACAATCAagagtttaaaaatataaaactttttacATTCTTATTCAGAATTTCTAGATATTTTGTGTTCCCCGGGATATAAACTCCAACAGATTTGATGCATTCGCTTCATCAAGGAACAATTCACTGCTGAGTGATCACATGCAGATTCAGATTTGACTATGCATCAGTGGTTCACTAGATCTCTTCTCAACAAATGAAACAATGTGAATAGGCAACAAGTAAACCATCTGAATAACTAgcaattttcatgatttttgtAAATAAGGTAGTCCCATCCCCATCAACCTTATTCAACAGGTGAATTCCTCATGAATCCTATGAAATGGAATATAATTCAATGAGAACCTGAACTTGCTGAAGAAAGACTACAGGCACCTAAACTTCAACATGGTCAAATAGAAGAGAAGTACTCTGCTTCAGTAAACtatgcaatttttaaaaatatttaattaagaaCCAACCCAGGGAATATAATGCAGCACaacttcacaagaatgatgatcAAGATTTAAGCATCAGAATCAAAAGGGTTGGGGGGGAAACTATTGGAAGCTAGCTAAATTCTACAAAGCCCTTGATTACCATAATGTATTGGCATAAAGataataagtaaaattttataattatggGTAGCAATTTCTCGTATCAAAGAACAATAATACTTCAGTTTTAAAGTCAGCGAATATTACCATTCTCATCCTCCTCCTCTTCACTACCATTCTCAATATCATCAGTAAACGATAACCGAGAATTCCCCTTTATCTTCCTCTGTTTACGCTTTTTTAATTGAAGCTCCTCCTCCCTGTAACAATAAGGAACGCcaccaaaaaactaaatatcacACAACAGGCAAACACAAAAGGGCCCTAGTAAAATATACACAAACTTTCACAAATTTAACACAAAAGCCATAAAGATTCAAACTCACTCTTGCTGCTGCTTCTGAAGCTTCtccttctcttcctcttcaatTTTGGTCCGAATATTAATTCTCTACAATAAAAGTACACATCTCCTCAATCGCATTcaccaacacaaacaaaaactaCTCGTGTGTGTGTCACAACGATTAGGATCCTATAGAGTTGTTAGAGTAACTCCAATATGATTTTCCTAAAATCCTATCCATCTATTTAGAAATTAGTAGGTTGAATTTTGCCACATCATCAACATTTAAACAAATGTTGGCTATCATCATTTTGGTATCTATTTAGATTATTGATGATGTGGCAAAATTCAATCCACTCATTTCAAAATGGNNNNNNNNNNNNNNNNNNNNNNNNNNNNNNNNNNNNNNNNNNNNNNNNNNNNNNNNNNNNNNNNNNNNNNNNNNNNNNNNNNNNNNNNNNNNNNNNNNNNNNNNNNNNNNNNNNNNNNNNNNNNNNNNNNNNNNNNNNNNNNNNNNNNNNNNNNNNNNNNNNNNNNNNNNNNNNNNNNNNNNNNNNNNNNNNNNNNNNNNNNNNNNNNNNNNNNNNNNNNNNNNNNNNNNNNNNNNNNNNNNNNNNNNNNNNNNNNNNNNNNNNNNNNNNNNNNNNNNNNNNNNNNNNNNNNNNNNNNNNNNNNNNNNNNNNNNNNNNNNNNNNNNNNNNNNNNNNNNNNNNNNNNNNNNNNNNNNNNNNNNNNNNNNNNNNNNNNNNNNNNNNNNNNNNNNNNNNNNNNNNNNNNNNNNNNNNNNNNNNNNNNNNNNNNNNNNNNNNNNNNNNNNNNNNNNNNNNNNNNNNNNNNNNNNNNNNNNNNNNNNNNNNNNNNNNNNNNNNNNNNNNNNNNNNNNNNNNNNNNNNNNNNNNNNNNNNNNNNNNNNNNNNNNNNNNNNNNNNNNNNNNNNNNNNNNNNNNNNNNNNNNNNNNNNNNNNNNNNNNNNNNNNNNNNNNNNNNNNNNNNNNNNNNNNNNNNNNNNNNNNNNNNNNNNNNNNNNNNNNNNNNNNNNNNNNNNNNNNNNNNNNNNNNNNNNNNNNNNNNNNNNNNNNNNNNNNNNNNNNNNNNNNNNNNNNNNNNNNNNNNNNNNNNNNNNNNNNNNNNNNNNNNNNNNNNNNNNNNNNNNNNNNNNNNNNNNNNNNNNNNNNNNNNNNNNNNNNNNNNNNNNNNNNNNNNNNNNNNNNNNNNNNNNNNNNNNNNNNNNNNNNNNNNNNNNNNNNNNNNNNNNNNNNNNNNNNNNNNNNNNNNNNNNNNNNNNNNNNNNNNNNNNNNNNNNNNNNNNNNNNNNNNNNNNNNNNNNNNNNNNNNNNNNNNNNNNNNNNNNNNNNNNNNNNNNNNNNNNNNACATCGTAGACCCCCACCCCAACTCTATCTTCCTTATCGGTGAACCGGAAATAGTGCATAGGTACTCTTCAATGCAGCGGGAGCGAGACGACGTGACATACTACGATCACGTTACAGAAGTGCTGCCCCCTTCGGCTCGGCAATATGGAACCTCTCAACAGCTCCCGTTCCTTTATGAGGTCCTATCGGGATGGGTAGGCCCAAGCCTTCCCCCTCCCTCCATAAgaccctctttctctttctcgagggggaaagagaaagaagagaatcaatcctttcttctcttctttcatGTGAACGGCCCTATCTTGTATCGAAAGGTTTTTCGTGCTATACACCACGTTGAGAAAGACCAGCCTCCTATGTATCGTACCATTTTTTTACCTCGAAAGGGGGGGTCCTCCTTATGATGCTACGGACGGCTGTCCGAAGTGCAAGAAGGGGTAAACTCGGCCAAAATATGACACCCGAAGGGCCCGGCGCGCACAATCCTATCCTATCCGAGTCCGAGTTTACCGTACCTCCGGCCCTTATGTTACGCGACCGTAATATTTTGTTACCTTCCACCGCCGTTACGCCAGAAAGAAAAGGTTCCACACGAGCTCCCGTTCTGCGGCGTGGTGGCAGGACCGATAAGGGGATTGGCTCCGGGTGTAGATAGGGTCAAATCCGCAGGGATCATGCAAATACATAGGCCCCTTCCCTTCTCTTTTGGATGAATGGGGTGGTTTAGAAGGCGCTTTCCGATCTACGGTCCCTCGGAGCGAGGGGTTAGGCAGGTAGTATGGGCCCTCTGACTTCCAGCTATGCGCTGTGCAGCTCCCGCGAAGCGAATGAAGGGAAGCTCCTCGAGCTTTCTCCGCCAGCGGCTTATGTAGTGGTCGGCCTTATAAAGCTCGCTAAGCTTCCCTCCCCCTTCCCTTATTAAATGAAGTGGAAAGTCTTCACTTAGTAGTCGGCATTCTATAAGCGACTTGTCGAGTCTACGAAGCTTTGCTTTTTGTAGTCGGCCCGTAATGCCCCCCTTCATTTGCTTGCCTCCTTCCAGCTCAGAATGCTTGGCCTCCTGCGCCAAGTCGGTCTTTTAGGCTCGGCTTCGTCCTGGAAGCGAAGCTTCTACGACGAGTCGCTTCTCTCCTTCTCTACTCTCGCTGGCGGA
Protein-coding regions in this window:
- the LOC115952239 gene encoding protein XAP5 CIRCADIAN TIMEKEEPER-like, whose translation is MICRERITHSSIGDRCTNDNSKRHTSVAYLPFRWHQRDPAKRINIRTKIEEEEKEKLQKQQQEEEELQLKKRKQRKIKGNSRLSFTDDIENGSEEEEDENETSQSKKFRHGKYGKDPTVETSFLPDSEREAEEQAERERLQRRWFLEQEQIRNEPLQITYSYWDGAGHRRVLQVRKGDTIGEFLRAVQQQLAPEFREIRTTSVENLLYVKEDLIIPHQHSFYELIVNKARGKSGPLFHFDVHEDVRTIADATIEKDESHAGKVVERHWYEKNKHIFPASRWEIYDPTRKWERYTIHGD